A portion of the Malania oleifera isolate guangnan ecotype guangnan chromosome 3, ASM2987363v1, whole genome shotgun sequence genome contains these proteins:
- the LOC131151462 gene encoding F-box/kelch-repeat protein At1g57790-like translates to MAAISWAFLPPELLELIFSHLSFVDVCRCKTVCVSWFFSATAAHLKLLPTFPPLLLIHGANRSPSEILDFSSQNRHPMCLRETWQRWLCCSSGGWLLSTDHWRRCSDVQLFNPFSKSVVVLPSPKNLLRPELEPKIERFAFSSSPADPNCVILVTFSHLLGQGCLAFCHPADDRWTRVYFPPEFPFSDVVFYKGQFYLVDAKGNVFIFKLQLGSSDPDVIHIADPPDFHFDEKYLVESSSGDFMLVLATPAKRDFEVFRLDLGNGAWDRVTSLGDEALFLGHRSESVSVSLAGSTGPCKGNCIYYLGSPWSNYVDALDFGSNNPSWLKFFDHPIFWIAPKVKEKDTRFSI, encoded by the coding sequence ATGGCGGCTATTTCTTGGGCCTTCCTGCCGCCGGAGCTCCTCGAGCTCATCTTCAGCCACCTGAGTTTCGTCGACGTTTGCCGCTGCAAAACCGTCTGCGTTTCATGGTTTTTTTCGGCAACGGCAGCGCATCTCAAGTTACTCCCCACTTTTCCTCCTCTGCTTTTGATTCATGGCGCCAACCGTTCTCCCAGCgaaattttagatttttcatcCCAAAATCGACACCCAATGTGTCTCCGTGAGACCTGGCAACGCTGGCTGTGCTGTTCCTCCGGCGGTTGGTTACTCAGCACCGATCACTGGCGGCGCTGCTCCGACGTTCAACTCTTTAATCCTTTCTCGAAATCCGTCGTCGTCCTCCCTTCGCCAAAAAATCTGCTTCGGCCGGAACTCGAGCCCAAAATCGAGAGATTCGCCTTCTCGTCGTCCCCGGCGGACCCCAATTGCGTGATTTTGGTAACTTTTTCACATTTACTTGGGCAGGGCTGCCTGGCGTTTTGTCATCCGGCGGATGATCGGTGGACGAGAGTCTATTTTCCGCCTGAATTTCCGTTCAGCGACGTCGTGTTCTACAAGGGCCAATTTTATCTCGTCGATGCCAAAGGTAATGTCTTCATCTTCAAGCTCCAGCTTGGGTCGAGTGATCCGGACGTTATCCATATTGCAGACCCGCCGGATTTCCACTTTGACGAAAAGTATTTGGTAGAGTCGTCGTCCGGCGACTTCATGCTGGTGCTGGCGACGCCGGCGAAACGTGATTTTGAAGTGTTTAGGTTGGATTTGGGGAATGGTGCATGGGACAGGGTGACGAGTTTGGGGGATGAAGCTCTGTTTTTGGGTCATCGGAGCGAGTCCGTATCCGTTTCACTTGCGGGTTCAACAGGACCATGCAAGGGAAATTGCATTTATTACTTAGGTAGCCCTTGGAGCAACTATGTGGACGCGTTGGATTTCGGATCCAATAATCCGAGCTGGCTCAAGTTTTTTGATCATCCCATATTTTGGATCGCACCCAAAGTAAAGGAAAAGGACACCCGTTTTTCGATTTGA